One genomic region from Xenopus laevis strain J_2021 chromosome 2L, Xenopus_laevis_v10.1, whole genome shotgun sequence encodes:
- the por.L gene encoding P450 (cytochrome) oxidoreductase L homeolog: MGESCTEQDMCTSEQGNGSPEEAFFSMADMFLLSLIVGLLTYWFFFRKKKEETIEFTKIQPTVNNSVRESSFIEKMKKTGKNIVVFYGSQTGTGEEFANRLAKDAHRYGVRGMAADPEEFEMADLSRLTEIENALAVFCMATYGEGDPTDNAQDFYDWLQETDIDLTGLKYAVFGLGNKTYEHFNAMGKYVDKRLEELGAERIFELGMGDDDGNLEEDFITWREQFWPAVCEHFGVEATGEDSSIRQYELVVHTDENMNKVYTGEMGRLKSYETQKPPFDAKNPFLANVTVNRKLNEGGDRHLMHLELDVTGSKIRYESGDHVAVYPANDTALVNKLGEILGADLDTVISLNNLDEESNKKHPFPCPTTYRTALTYYLDITNPPRTNVLYELAQYATDSKEQENLRKMASSAQDGKGLYLSWVVESRRNILAILEDVPSLRPPLDHLCELLPRLQARYYSIASSSKVHPSSIHVCAVLVEYETKTGRENKGVATNWLKNKQPSDNGHKSSVPMYVRKSQFRLPFKPSTPVIMIGPGTGIAPFIGFIQEREWLKQQGKDVGETVLYYGCRHEHEDFLYKDELKRYHKDGVLTQLNVAFSRDQDRKVYVQHLLKDNKEMVWKLIHEDNAHIYVCGDARNMARDVQNTFYDIVAEYGKIDHAQAVDYIKKLMTKGRYSQDVWS, from the exons ATGGGGGAGTCTTGCACGGAACAAGATATGTGTACATCCGAGCAGGGGAATGGCTCTCCTGAAGAAGCATTTTTCAGTATGGCAGATATGTTTCTTTTGTCTCTCATAGTTGGCCTGCTGACTTACTGGTTCTTTTTTcggaaaaagaaagaagagaccATTGAATTCACCAAAATTCAACCCACTGT GAATAACTCTGTTCGAGAAAGCAGTTTTATCGAAAAGATGAAAAAGACC GGAAAAAACATTGTAGTATTCTATGGTTCTCAGACTGGAACAGGAGAAGAATTTGCCAATCGACTGGCCAAGGATGCTCACCGATATGGCGTGCGTGGGATGGCTGCTGACCCAGAAGAATTTGAAATG gCAGATCTCAGTCGTCTTACAGAAATCGAGAACGCTCTTGCTGTTTTTTGCATGGCCACTTATGGGGAAGGTGATCCTACAGATAATGCTCAGGATTTCTATGACTGGCTTCAGGAAACAGACATTGACCTTACAGGGCTTAAGTATGCA gTTTTTGGCCTTGGCAACAAGACATATGAGCACTTTAAtgccatgggaaaatatgttgacAAAAGACTTGAAGAATTAGGAGCTGAGCGCATTTTTGAGCTGGGAATGGGAGACGACGATGGCAA TCTGGAGGAAGACTTTATCACATGGAGGGAGCAGTTCTGGCCTGCAGTTTGTGAACACTTTGGAGTTGAGGCAACTGGAGAAGATTCCAG CATTCGTCAGTATGAACTTGTGGTGCACACAGATGAGAACATGAACAAGGTCTACACAGGAGAGATGGGCCGACTAAAGAGTTATGAAACTCAAAAACC ACCATTTGATGCTAAAAACCCTTTCTTGGCTAACGTAACAGTCAACCGCAAACTAAATGAGGGTGGAGACCGACATTTGATGCATTTGGAACTAGATGTCACTGGCTCAAAGATAAG ATACGAGTCTGGAGATCATGTGGCTGTGTACCCAGCAAATGATACTGCACTCGTAAACAAGTTGGGAGAGATTCTGGGCGCTGACCTGGACACAGTTATTTCTCTAAACAACTTGGATG AGGAGTCTAACAAAAAGCATCCTTTCCCCTGTCCTACCACATATCGTACTGCCCTCACTTATTACTTGGACATTACCAATCCACCCAGGACCAATGTGCTTTATGAGCTAGCTCAATATGCCACAGACTCCAAGGAGCAAGAAAACCTGCGCAAGATGGCCTCCTCAGCACAAGATGGCAAG GGTCTCTATCTCAGTTGGGTTGTTGAATCAAGAAGAAATATTCTGGCCATACTAGAAGATGTACCTTCACTGCGCCCTCCATTGGATCACCTTTGTGAGCTACTGCCACGACTACAAGCCCGATATTACTCCATTGCATCATCCTCAAAA GTTCATCCCAGTTCCATCCACGTGTGTGCCGTGCTTGTTGAATATGAAACCAAAACAGGCAGAGAAAATAAAGGAGTGGCTACAAATTGGCTCAAAAATAAACAGCCCAGTGACAATGGACACAAGTCGTCAGTTCCCATGTATGTGCGCAAATCCCAGTTCCGCCTTCCATTCAAGCCCAGCACACCAGTCATCATGATTGGTCCTGGGACAGGCATTGCCCCATTCATTGGTTTCATCCAAGAAAGAGAGTGGCTGAAGCAGCAAG GCAAGGATGTTGGGGAAACTGTGCTGTACTATGGCTGCCGTCATGAACATGAAGATTTCCTTTACAAAGATGAATTAAAACGGTATCACAAGGATGGCGTTCTGACCCAATTGAACGTTGCCTTCTCACGAGACCAAGACCGAAAG GTTTATGTGCAGCATCTTCTCAAGGACAACAAAGAGATGGTATGGAAACTAATCCATGAAGATAATGCCCACATTTATGTCTGCGG TGATGCCCGCAACATGGCTCGGGATGTGCAGAACACTTTCTATGACATTGTGGCAGAATATGGCAAAATTGACCATGCTCAGGCTGTGGATTACATCAAGAAACTAATGACCAAAGGCCGCTATTCCCAGGATGTGTGGAGTTAA